The following proteins come from a genomic window of Nitrospirota bacterium:
- a CDS encoding radical SAM protein translates to MNILLINICLRKEPAIKLFPIGLGYIATAIKNAGFVFDLLDIDAHRYTDEQIEDFIRKKKYDVICMGCVVTGYKIVKTLAAIARKYHPHSKIVVGNSVATSIVDTLLTRTETDIAVMGEGDETIVDLLKALAESKSLDEVRGICFIKNGKLFHTGARPVIKDISSLPFIDRSIFDTEIYIDSCRKRVNEPAPIPRDEIRALQVSTARGCIAKCTFCYHNFQGTPFRFRTAESIIKEIKHLIKEYSLNYIFFWDDLTFGSKNQVLEFSQKVLDEGINFYWIANCRANLFQSDEDIFIIEKAKEAGCAGLTYALESADPLILKDMNKNITVEQFSKQSSLIKKAGIPIWTSVVFGYPRETPETIRRTFDVCIENEIFPSAGYLQPYPGSKIYDYAVKNGFIRDEEEYLLNLGDRQDLRLNMTNMSDEEYASHILEGLKQCNEKLNVGLNVDSLIKTQYFRAKGK, encoded by the coding sequence ATGAATATACTGCTCATAAATATATGCCTAAGGAAAGAGCCGGCGATAAAACTATTCCCGATAGGGTTGGGATATATTGCTACGGCAATAAAAAATGCCGGTTTCGTTTTTGATTTGTTAGATATTGACGCCCACAGATATACAGATGAACAAATAGAAGACTTTATCAGGAAGAAAAAATATGATGTAATTTGCATGGGCTGTGTAGTTACCGGATATAAAATAGTCAAGACACTTGCAGCTATTGCCAGGAAATATCACCCGCATTCAAAGATTGTGGTAGGAAATTCTGTGGCTACATCAATCGTTGACACATTACTTACAAGGACAGAGACGGATATTGCCGTGATGGGAGAAGGTGACGAAACTATTGTTGATCTTCTTAAAGCTTTGGCCGAATCAAAATCTCTTGATGAAGTCAGGGGTATTTGTTTTATTAAAAACGGCAAGTTATTCCATACCGGTGCCCGTCCTGTAATCAAAGATATCTCTTCATTGCCGTTTATTGACCGCTCAATCTTTGACACAGAGATTTATATTGACAGTTGCAGAAAGAGAGTTAATGAGCCTGCGCCCATCCCAAGAGATGAGATAAGGGCGCTTCAAGTCAGCACGGCAAGGGGATGCATAGCAAAATGCACTTTTTGTTATCACAATTTTCAGGGCACTCCCTTTAGATTCAGGACTGCGGAGTCAATAATAAAAGAAATAAAGCACCTAATCAAGGAATACTCCTTAAACTATATCTTTTTCTGGGACGATTTAACTTTTGGATCAAAAAACCAAGTTTTAGAGTTTTCGCAAAAGGTTCTTGATGAAGGAATCAATTTCTACTGGATAGCAAATTGCAGGGCGAATCTTTTTCAAAGCGATGAGGATATTTTTATCATAGAAAAAGCCAAAGAAGCAGGATGTGCCGGGTTAACTTATGCCCTTGAATCAGCAGACCCTTTAATCTTGAAAGATATGAATAAGAATATCACGGTTGAACAGTTTTCAAAACAATCAAGTTTAATTAAAAAAGCCGGCATCCCTATCTGGACGAGTGTAGTATTCGGGTATCCCAGAGAAACCCCTGAAACGATAAGAAGAACTTTTGACGTATGCATAGAGAACGAGATTTTCCCTTCTGCCGGATATCTTCAGCCATATCCCGGCAGCAAAATCTACGATTACGCCGTGAAAAATGGCTTTATTCGAGACGAAGAAGAGTATTTGCTTAATTTAGGCGACAGGCAGGATTTAAGGCTAAATATGACTAATATGAGTGACGAAGAGTATGCATCACACATTCTTGAAGGGTTGAAACAGTGCAATGAAAAATTAAATGTCGGCCTGAATGTTGACAGCTTAATTAAAACTCAATACTTCAGAGCCAAGGGGAAATGA
- a CDS encoding nucleotidyltransferase family protein yields the protein METIILAGGFGKRLQSVISDMPKPMADINGRPFLSFLLDYLINQKVKKVLLSVCYKHEVIEKYFGFKYKDIEIEYILEKEPLGTGGAVREALKCAKNNDVAVINGDTFFDINLLEMFEFHRNKNSLLTVAVKQMQNCSRYGAVFIQDNKIKSFEEKSFNTAGFINGGIYMLNKAVSGFLNEYGMPFSFEKDFMQQNIQRINMLPYISDTYFIDIGIPEDYEKAKKEAPFLSRQ from the coding sequence ATGGAAACTATAATTCTTGCAGGCGGTTTCGGGAAGAGGCTTCAGAGTGTGATAAGTGATATGCCTAAGCCAATGGCAGATATAAATGGAAGGCCCTTCTTATCGTTTCTATTGGATTATTTAATAAACCAGAAAGTAAAGAAGGTTTTGCTTTCGGTTTGCTACAAGCATGAGGTTATAGAAAAGTATTTTGGATTTAAATATAAAGACATTGAAATTGAGTATATACTTGAGAAAGAGCCTTTGGGGACAGGCGGAGCTGTTAGGGAGGCTTTAAAATGCGCCAAGAACAACGATGTTGCAGTAATAAACGGCGACACATTTTTTGACATCAATCTCTTAGAAATGTTTGAGTTTCACCGCAATAAAAATTCACTTTTAACAGTTGCCGTAAAGCAAATGCAAAATTGCAGCAGATATGGCGCTGTATTTATACAAGATAATAAGATAAAAAGTTTTGAAGAAAAATCTTTTAACACGGCAGGGTTCATCAACGGCGGTATCTATATGCTAAATAAAGCCGTTTCAGGTTTTCTTAATGAATACGGCATGCCGTTTTCTTTTGAGAAAGACTTCATGCAGCAAAATATCCAAAGAATAAACATGCTTCCATATATTAGCGATACCTACTTTATAGATATAGGGATTCCTGAAGATTATGAAAAAGCAAAAAAGGAGGCGCCTTTTTTATCAAGGCAATAG
- a CDS encoding kinase, with amino-acid sequence MIISKTPHRISFFGGGTDYPSWYLEHGGRVLGAAIDKYCYITCRELPPFFEHKHRIAYSKMETVTTADEIQHPSVRETLKYMKVQKGLEIHHDGDIPARSGMGSSSAFTVGLLKTLYALDGKVITKEELYKEAIHIEQNLIKENVGSQDQVWAACGGLNTIDFLQNGEIIVEPIIIKEKRLRSFESKFMLFFTGLSRNASVIAQEQIKNTRRNTKELFKMRELVDEAYKVLTSAKDDFADFGRLLNETWQLKRKLSSKITTRDIDGVYETAVKNGAVGGKLCGAGGGGFVVFYVEDENQERVKKALSNFLYVPFKFDFSGSEIMVYKPDYHRRQ; translated from the coding sequence ATGATTATTTCAAAAACGCCGCATAGGATATCTTTTTTTGGCGGCGGTACGGATTATCCTTCTTGGTATCTAGAACACGGAGGCAGGGTTTTAGGCGCTGCAATTGACAAATACTGTTATATAACATGCAGGGAGCTTCCTCCGTTTTTTGAGCATAAACACAGGATTGCGTACTCAAAGATGGAGACTGTAACCACTGCTGACGAAATTCAGCATCCGTCCGTAAGGGAAACCTTAAAATATATGAAGGTGCAGAAAGGACTGGAAATTCACCATGACGGAGATATTCCTGCCCGCTCCGGCATGGGGTCAAGTTCTGCTTTTACGGTAGGACTCCTGAAGACACTGTATGCGCTTGACGGTAAGGTTATTACAAAAGAGGAGCTTTATAAAGAAGCAATACATATTGAACAGAATCTGATAAAAGAAAATGTGGGTTCTCAGGATCAGGTATGGGCTGCATGCGGCGGCTTAAACACAATTGACTTTCTGCAGAACGGCGAGATTATTGTAGAACCGATTATCATAAAAGAGAAGCGCCTGAGAAGTTTTGAAAGTAAATTCATGCTTTTTTTTACAGGGTTGTCCAGGAATGCCTCTGTCATAGCACAGGAACAGATTAAGAACACGCGCAGGAATACAAAGGAACTGTTTAAAATGAGAGAATTAGTTGATGAGGCATATAAGGTACTGACTTCCGCAAAAGATGATTTCGCTGATTTCGGGAGGCTTTTAAACGAGACATGGCAATTGAAGAGAAAATTATCCAGTAAGATTACGACAAGAGATATAGACGGCGTATATGAGACTGCAGTTAAGAATGGCGCTGTTGGAGGCAAGCTGTGCGGCGCTGGCGGCGGAGGATTTGTTGTTTTTTATGTTGAAGATGAAAATCAGGAAAGAGTGAAAAAAGCATTGAGTAATTTTTTATATGTGCCGTTCAAATTTGATTTCAGCGGCTCCGAAATTATGGTGTATAAGCCTGACTATCACAGAAGACAATAA
- a CDS encoding DegT/DnrJ/EryC1/StrS family aminotransferase gives MRFELASSTWGEEEKQAILEVLDSNNFTMGKNVREFEERFAMHFGARYAVMVNSGSSANLIATASLFYKKENPLRRGDEVIVPCISWATTFHPLQQYGLKLKFVDIDLQTLNYDMEELRNAITGNTRMIVAVSILGNPCQFDEITRLCEENNIILFEDNCESMGAKFRGRYTGTFGLVNTFSTFFSHHISTMEGGIVLTDDKEIFNILKSLRNHGWTRDQDADSPTFERRSDDFFEAYRFILPGYNVRPTEIHGAIGRVQLNKLEEFVKIRRRNAEHFINLFKDDKRFIIQREIGESSWFCFTMILNPALDIDRKKILQRLKDAGIEHRIVTGGNILRHDVIKYYDYIVTKSVNADIVHYNGFFVGNHPYDVRDKIDYLHDVLKKI, from the coding sequence ATGAGGTTTGAACTTGCAAGTTCAACATGGGGTGAAGAAGAAAAACAGGCAATTCTTGAGGTTCTGGACAGCAATAATTTCACAATGGGGAAAAATGTAAGAGAATTTGAAGAGAGGTTTGCCATGCATTTCGGGGCGAGATATGCGGTTATGGTAAATTCAGGCTCATCCGCCAATCTTATCGCAACAGCGTCACTCTTCTATAAAAAAGAAAATCCACTCAGGAGAGGAGACGAGGTGATTGTACCGTGCATTTCGTGGGCAACAACTTTTCACCCTCTGCAACAGTATGGATTAAAACTGAAGTTTGTGGATATTGATTTGCAGACATTAAACTACGATATGGAAGAACTTAGAAATGCTATAACCGGAAATACGAGGATGATAGTTGCAGTAAGCATCCTCGGGAATCCCTGTCAGTTTGATGAGATAACAAGATTATGCGAAGAGAACAATATTATCCTTTTTGAGGATAACTGTGAGTCAATGGGCGCAAAATTCAGGGGAAGGTATACAGGGACATTTGGGTTAGTGAATACCTTCAGCACATTTTTCTCGCATCATATTTCAACGATGGAGGGAGGAATAGTTTTAACTGACGATAAGGAAATCTTTAATATCCTGAAATCTCTCAGGAATCACGGGTGGACAAGGGATCAGGATGCTGACAGCCCGACCTTTGAAAGAAGGAGTGATGATTTCTTTGAAGCGTATAGATTTATTCTTCCCGGATATAATGTGAGACCCACCGAGATCCATGGCGCCATCGGCAGAGTACAATTAAATAAACTTGAAGAATTTGTCAAGATTAGAAGAAGGAATGCAGAGCATTTTATAAATCTTTTTAAAGACGATAAAAGATTTATAATCCAGAGAGAGATAGGGGAAAGTTCTTGGTTTTGCTTTACGATGATACTCAATCCGGCATTAGATATTGACCGCAAGAAGATATTGCAGAGGCTGAAGGATGCAGGGATAGAGCATAGGATTGTGACAGGCGGAAACATACTAAGACATGATGTTATTAAGTATTACGATTATATCGTTACAAAATCCGTAAATGCCGATATTGTACATTACAACGGTTTTTTTGTCGGTAATCACCCTTATGATGTAAGGGATAAAATAGATTATTTGCACGATGTGCTGAAAAAAATATAG
- a CDS encoding NAD(P)-dependent oxidoreductase — translation MSFNILVTGGAGYLGSVLVPELLKQGHSVTVLDSFIFGQNSLVECCANDNFNVIKGDAREEDVLKPLLKRADYIIPLAALVGAPLCGRDKMGTLTTNRDAIASIAKLASKEQRIVYPCTNSGYGIGQKGVFCTEATPLNPVSLYGKAKVEAEKILLDRGNSISFRLATVFGMSPRMRIDLLVNDFTYRAVKDRFVVVFEGHFKRNYIHIRDVARAFIHAMDNFDKMKNESYNVGLSNANLSKLELCAKIKEQIPDFVYLEAPIGEDPDKRDYIVSNEKIERTGFKPVYSIEAGIKELIKGYRIVTNSKYSNV, via the coding sequence ATGAGTTTTAACATCTTAGTCACTGGCGGTGCAGGTTACCTTGGATCTGTGCTGGTGCCTGAATTATTAAAGCAGGGACACAGCGTAACAGTTTTGGATAGTTTTATATTCGGGCAGAATTCATTGGTCGAATGTTGTGCTAATGACAATTTTAATGTGATAAAGGGAGATGCAAGGGAAGAAGATGTTTTAAAGCCTCTTCTGAAAAGAGCCGACTATATTATTCCTCTGGCGGCATTGGTTGGAGCGCCTTTATGCGGCAGAGACAAAATGGGGACATTGACAACTAACAGGGATGCGATAGCCTCCATTGCAAAACTTGCGTCAAAGGAGCAGCGCATTGTGTATCCATGCACAAACAGCGGTTACGGTATAGGACAAAAAGGCGTATTTTGCACTGAAGCTACTCCTTTAAATCCTGTTTCTCTTTATGGAAAAGCAAAAGTTGAGGCTGAAAAAATCTTGCTTGATAGGGGCAATTCCATAAGCTTTAGACTTGCGACGGTTTTTGGGATGTCTCCGCGTATGCGAATTGATCTATTGGTAAATGACTTTACCTATAGAGCGGTTAAAGACAGATTCGTGGTGGTTTTTGAAGGGCATTTCAAGAGGAACTATATTCATATACGTGACGTTGCAAGAGCCTTTATTCACGCCATGGATAATTTCGATAAAATGAAAAATGAGTCCTATAATGTCGGGCTTTCAAATGCCAACCTTTCAAAACTTGAACTCTGCGCAAAAATAAAAGAGCAAATTCCAGACTTCGTATATCTTGAAGCTCCCATCGGCGAAGACCCTGACAAGAGGGACTATATCGTATCCAATGAAAAAATAGAGAGGACAGGATTTAAGCCTGTTTATTCCATTGAGGCAGGTATAAAGGAACTCATAAAAGGATACAGAATAGTAACAAACAGCAAATACAGTAATGTTTAA
- a CDS encoding GDP-L-fucose synthase, which translates to MFKDSKIYVAGHAGLLGSALIKRLKAEGYSNIITRIHSELDLTCRTEVENFFKKNQPEYVFIAAGLTGGIGANKTYPATFLHTNIAMQDNVFESAAKYEVKHLIFYGSSCVYPKNSPQPMKEEYLLSGMIEETSEAYAIAKTSGIIACRSYNTQYKTNRFIALVPCSMYGPNDNFDPENSHVLSALIRKFHEAKAAGKNQVVLWGSGNPRREFIFSEDVAGASIFAMENADRLQNSHYNIGTGIDYSINELAGIIAGIAGFDGEVKWDTARPDGTSRKLLDSSRFSGLGWKPSVSLTDGLKLTYKWYLESS; encoded by the coding sequence ATGTTTAAAGATTCCAAGATTTATGTTGCAGGCCATGCGGGGCTTCTCGGCTCTGCTCTTATAAAAAGATTAAAAGCTGAGGGTTATTCAAATATAATTACAAGGATACATTCCGAATTAGACCTGACATGCCGGACAGAAGTTGAGAATTTTTTTAAAAAAAATCAGCCTGAGTATGTATTTATAGCAGCAGGGTTAACGGGCGGTATCGGAGCAAATAAAACATACCCGGCAACATTTCTTCACACAAATATAGCAATGCAGGACAATGTTTTTGAATCAGCCGCTAAATATGAGGTGAAGCATCTTATTTTTTACGGCTCCTCGTGTGTTTATCCAAAAAATTCACCCCAGCCCATGAAGGAAGAATACCTATTGTCAGGCATGATAGAAGAGACAAGTGAGGCGTATGCAATAGCAAAGACCTCAGGTATAATTGCCTGCAGGTCGTATAACACCCAATATAAGACGAACAGATTTATAGCCCTTGTTCCATGTTCTATGTACGGGCCTAACGACAACTTTGACCCTGAGAATTCCCATGTATTGTCGGCATTAATCAGAAAATTCCATGAGGCTAAGGCGGCTGGAAAAAATCAAGTCGTGCTCTGGGGCAGCGGGAATCCGAGAAGGGAATTTATTTTTAGCGAAGATGTTGCCGGAGCTTCCATATTTGCAATGGAAAATGCGGATAGACTTCAAAACAGCCATTACAACATAGGCACAGGTATTGATTATTCTATAAACGAGCTTGCCGGAATCATAGCCGGAATTGCAGGGTTTGACGGGGAAGTAAAATGGGATACAGCCAGACCTGACGGCACTTCAAGAAAGCTTCTGGACAGTTCAAGATTCTCAGGTCTGGGCTGGAAGCCTTCTGTGTCATTAACAGACGGGTTAAAGTTGACATATAAATGGTATTTAGAGAGTTCATAA
- a CDS encoding transketolase produces the protein MHILQDKQKLIGFLKEKALWVRRQTLMIHKIAPETRLASSLSDVEIFVALYYGGILKFDPKDINWQERDRFIISKGHGAISLYPILADLGYFPMEELKRVCKEDSFLGGIPDIIIPGFETTNGSLGHGLGVACGMATALKRKKSDSAVFVLIGDGELYEGSVWEAIMFASEHKLDNLVVIIDNNKICMLDYCKNIIDLTPLEKKFRTFNWKVKTIDGHDVRKICNTLHPLKIDRSGRPKVVIADTIKGRGVPQLEGDSLCHIKSLKEGEINDLLKGQK, from the coding sequence ATGCATATTTTGCAGGATAAGCAAAAATTGATAGGATTTTTAAAAGAAAAGGCGCTATGGGTGAGAAGGCAAACCTTAATGATACATAAAATAGCTCCTGAAACAAGGCTTGCGTCCTCTCTATCTGATGTAGAAATATTCGTTGCCTTATATTATGGGGGAATCCTGAAGTTCGATCCTAAAGATATCAACTGGCAAGAGAGAGATAGATTTATCATCAGCAAGGGACACGGGGCCATTTCATTGTATCCAATTCTCGCAGATCTCGGATATTTCCCGATGGAAGAATTAAAGAGAGTCTGTAAGGAGGATTCGTTTTTAGGCGGTATTCCCGATATCATTATCCCCGGTTTTGAAACAACTAACGGGTCGTTAGGGCATGGGCTCGGAGTTGCCTGCGGCATGGCGACAGCTTTGAAGAGGAAAAAATCTGACTCGGCGGTTTTTGTTCTGATAGGTGATGGTGAATTATACGAAGGCTCAGTATGGGAGGCTATAATGTTTGCTTCTGAGCATAAATTGGATAACTTAGTAGTAATTATTGATAACAATAAGATTTGTATGCTTGATTATTGCAAGAATATTATAGATTTGACTCCGTTGGAGAAGAAGTTCAGGACGTTTAACTGGAAAGTTAAAACCATTGATGGCCACGATGTAAGAAAAATATGTAATACTTTGCACCCCCTAAAGATAGATAGAAGCGGCCGCCCTAAAGTGGTAATTGCCGATACAATAAAAGGCAGAGGCGTTCCGCAGTTAGAGGGCGATTCCTTGTGTCATATAAAATCACTAAAGGAAGGTGAAATCAACGATCTCTTAAAGGGGCAGAAATGA
- a CDS encoding transketolase, giving the protein MSGALRTMRDAFIEQIYNKMRHMDDIFFLTADFGAPSLDKIRCEFRDRFINVGIAEQNLINVATGLALEGCKVYAYAIAPFITMRAYEQIRSNLSISSQIKPVNVNLIGVGAGVSYVVSGPTHHCLEDISIMRLLPNFTVFSPSDWKLAELFADYSINKKMPKYLRFDGTPLPSIYEDVEDLEIEKGFHEIKKGGKICLVSTGFMTHRALAAANESDDIGVIDVFMLKPVHNELLYNAVKKYECIITIEEAFINSGGLDSLVSKLLHDNQSNIKLKSLGFNDKYVFELGDRNYLHKINKLDKDSITSAVRDFYGKRQN; this is encoded by the coding sequence ATGAGCGGCGCATTACGAACAATGAGAGATGCCTTTATAGAGCAAATTTATAATAAGATGCGCCATATGGATGATATTTTTTTCCTGACTGCTGATTTTGGCGCTCCTTCTCTTGATAAGATACGATGTGAGTTCAGAGACAGATTTATAAATGTGGGCATTGCCGAACAGAATTTGATAAATGTAGCGACAGGCCTTGCATTAGAGGGCTGTAAAGTTTATGCCTATGCCATAGCGCCTTTTATTACAATGAGGGCCTATGAGCAGATAAGGTCAAATCTATCAATCTCGTCCCAGATAAAGCCGGTGAATGTAAATCTCATAGGGGTTGGGGCTGGAGTAAGTTATGTCGTATCAGGCCCTACGCATCATTGTTTGGAAGATATAAGTATTATGCGCCTGTTGCCGAATTTTACCGTGTTTTCTCCCAGCGACTGGAAATTGGCAGAGCTTTTTGCTGACTATTCAATTAATAAAAAAATGCCCAAATATTTGCGCTTTGACGGAACCCCGCTGCCTTCGATTTATGAAGATGTTGAAGACTTAGAAATCGAAAAAGGGTTCCATGAAATAAAAAAAGGAGGAAAGATATGTTTGGTATCTACAGGGTTCATGACTCATAGAGCATTGGCTGCGGCAAATGAATCTGATGATATAGGAGTAATAGATGTTTTTATGCTTAAGCCTGTGCATAACGAACTGTTATATAACGCAGTAAAAAAATATGAATGTATAATTACAATTGAAGAAGCTTTTATTAATAGCGGCGGATTGGACAGCCTTGTATCAAAACTTCTTCATGATAATCAATCGAATATAAAGCTAAAGAGCTTGGGATTTAATGACAAATATGTATTTGAATTGGGAGATAGGAACTATCTGCATAAGATTAACAAATTAGACAAAGATAGTATCACGAGTGCAGTAAGAGATTTTTATGGTAAGAGACAGAATTGA
- a CDS encoding cobalamin B12-binding domain-containing protein, with protein MVRDRIDIVLINPGDRKQVYQDLGKDFSAIEPPFWVAVLAAYLRKNGFEVVVIDSNAENITPEESALRVKEIGPILSVVVVYGSQPSASTQNMTIAGKICRALRENTSSKVALAGLHPSALPYQTMTEESVDFVIEGEGPYNLAILTDTLKSGKIDYSAVPGLWYYENNIIRNNPRAQLIKNLDEALPVAAWDLLPMHKYRAHNWHCFDDIEHRMPYGAIYTSLGCPYSCVFCCINAPFGKSGIRYRSPGLVVSEIDLLANKYGIKNIKIIDELFVLSEKHYMTIVDLLLQRDYELNIWAYARVDTVKPENLGKMKKAGINWLALGIESANPDVRDGAQKKMRVKDIKHVVQAIRNAGIRVIGNYIFGLPDDSFKTMQETLDMAEELNCEFANFYCAMAYPGSRLYDIAVKEGWELPKEWHGFSQHSYEMLPLPSKHLMAREVLRFRDDAFHKYFENAGYLGMIEEKFGRNVKEHIREMTKTRLRRKYLETAEII; from the coding sequence ATGGTAAGAGACAGAATTGATATTGTCCTAATCAATCCCGGCGATAGAAAGCAGGTTTATCAAGATCTTGGCAAAGATTTTTCTGCGATAGAACCTCCTTTTTGGGTGGCTGTTCTTGCCGCATATCTTAGAAAAAACGGTTTTGAAGTTGTCGTGATAGACTCAAACGCTGAAAATATCACGCCCGAAGAGAGCGCATTAAGGGTTAAAGAAATAGGCCCTATCTTGTCCGTGGTAGTTGTTTATGGCTCGCAGCCTTCAGCATCCACACAGAATATGACAATAGCAGGCAAGATATGCAGAGCGCTAAGGGAAAATACTTCCTCAAAGGTTGCACTGGCAGGACTTCATCCGTCTGCGCTTCCTTATCAAACGATGACCGAAGAAAGCGTGGATTTTGTCATAGAGGGAGAGGGGCCGTATAACCTTGCGATTCTCACCGACACGTTAAAATCAGGCAAGATAGATTATTCGGCTGTGCCTGGACTCTGGTATTATGAAAACAACATCATTAGGAACAATCCCCGGGCGCAGCTTATTAAAAATCTGGATGAAGCTTTGCCTGTTGCTGCATGGGATTTGCTTCCTATGCATAAATACAGGGCTCACAACTGGCATTGTTTTGACGATATAGAGCATAGAATGCCTTATGGGGCGATATACACAAGCCTCGGATGTCCTTATTCATGCGTCTTCTGCTGCATAAATGCGCCATTTGGAAAATCAGGTATCAGGTATAGAAGTCCCGGGTTGGTTGTCAGTGAAATAGATTTATTGGCAAACAAATACGGCATAAAGAATATTAAGATTATAGACGAACTGTTTGTTTTGAGCGAAAAGCACTATATGACGATAGTCGATCTGCTGTTGCAGAGGGACTATGAGTTGAATATCTGGGCATATGCAAGGGTTGACACTGTAAAGCCGGAAAATCTGGGGAAAATGAAAAAAGCCGGAATTAATTGGCTTGCCCTTGGAATTGAATCGGCAAACCCAGATGTAAGAGATGGCGCTCAAAAAAAGATGAGGGTGAAAGACATAAAGCATGTTGTTCAGGCTATCCGGAATGCAGGCATAAGAGTAATAGGCAATTACATATTCGGATTGCCTGATGACAGCTTTAAGACTATGCAGGAAACGCTTGATATGGCTGAGGAATTAAACTGTGAATTTGCGAATTTTTATTGTGCTATGGCGTATCCTGGCTCGAGGCTTTACGATATTGCCGTTAAAGAAGGCTGGGAACTTCCAAAGGAATGGCATGGTTTTTCTCAGCACTCCTATGAGATGCTTCCGTTGCCGTCAAAACATCTCATGGCAAGAGAAGTGCTTAGATTCAGGGATGATGCATTTCATAAGTATTTTGAGAATGCAGGATATTTAGGCATGATAGAAGAGAAGTTCGGCAGAAACGTAAAAGAGCATATCAGAGAGATGACGAAAACAAGATTGAGGAGAAAATACTTAGAAACAGCGGAAATAATATGA
- a CDS encoding TIGR00180 family glycosyltransferase, which translates to MITLAIPTLNRSDFLTKVLNYYADTGYKHQIIIGDSSDDFHSEKLKISINELRHRLNIVYRWYSPDISVVKCLDSMLKDVITPYASVVGDDDFLVPNGLEKCIGFLEAHEDYTGAHGVGARIFVSQSRSQLQVDGVYDYTLSPREEETASERLIRHMSNMSNRIFSVYRTNVLRKMFENVELPDHAIASDLLPGCLSVVQGKTRKLDSFHMVHLVHTGQYMRHKDIYDWLTGPNWFPSYKLFSSILSEEVSKKDNIALDDSRLVVKQALWAYLNYKFNNHFKNRYTVLTTKEKIKKRFPLLKKILDKARDKRDGIFPSSRTTLSALSNPSSPYHDDFMPIYRSVLKKR; encoded by the coding sequence ATGATAACACTGGCAATTCCGACATTGAACCGCTCAGATTTCCTGACAAAAGTTCTCAATTACTATGCTGATACCGGATATAAGCACCAGATTATCATAGGTGATTCAAGCGATGACTTTCATTCAGAGAAACTTAAAATATCAATAAACGAATTGCGGCATAGGCTTAATATTGTATACCGCTGGTATTCACCGGATATATCGGTTGTTAAATGCCTTGACTCAATGCTTAAAGATGTAATTACGCCTTATGCTTCAGTTGTCGGGGATGACGATTTCTTAGTTCCTAATGGTTTAGAAAAGTGCATCGGGTTTCTCGAAGCGCATGAGGATTATACCGGGGCGCATGGCGTTGGAGCCAGGATTTTTGTTAGCCAAAGCAGGTCGCAATTGCAGGTAGACGGGGTGTATGATTACACGCTGTCTCCGAGAGAAGAGGAGACGGCATCCGAGCGCCTTATAAGGCATATGAGCAATATGTCTAACAGGATTTTTTCAGTATACCGCACGAATGTTTTAAGGAAAATGTTTGAGAACGTTGAATTGCCTGATCATGCCATAGCATCGGATTTGCTGCCGGGATGCCTGTCAGTTGTTCAGGGCAAGACAAGGAAGCTTGATAGTTTTCATATGGTGCATCTGGTGCATACCGGGCAGTATATGAGACACAAGGATATTTACGATTGGCTTACCGGCCCGAATTGGTTCCCGTCGTATAAGCTTTTTAGCAGTATTTTGTCAGAGGAAGTATCAAAAAAAGATAATATTGCATTAGATGACTCGCGCTTAGTTGTAAAACAGGCGCTCTGGGCATACCTCAATTATAAATTTAATAATCATTTTAAAAATCGTTATACTGTCCTGACCACAAAAGAAAAGATAAAAAAACGCTTTCCTCTGCTTAAAAAGATACTGGATAAAGCGAGAGACAAAAGGGACGGAATCTTTCCCTCAAGCAGAACAACACTGTCTGCGCTTTCAAATCCGTCTTCGCCATATCACGATGATTTTATGCCTATTTATCGTTCGGTTTTGAAAAAACGGTGA